Below is a genomic region from Acidimicrobiales bacterium.
CCGGCCGGGCTGGAACATCTGGGCCGACCGCGCCCCGGGTGGGGAGACACCCGCCGAGGTGGGCCGGCGCGCCGACCGGGTGGTGGAGCGGGTCGGCGGTCTGCTGGAGGGGGACGCCGGGGACGTGGTGCTGTTCTCCCACGGCCACTTCCTGCGCGTCCTGGGCGCTCGGTGGGTGGGGCTGGAATGGGGCCGGGCCCTGGTGCTCGACGCCGGGGCGGTCTC
It encodes:
- a CDS encoding histidine phosphatase family protein, which produces RPGWNIWADRAPGGETPAEVGRRADRVVERVGGLLEGDAGDVVLFSHGHFLRVLGARWVGLEWGRALVLDAGAVSVLGHERETPELLLWNMRPTAAGGAGAPPSGGAGA